AGGTCTTGCTCCCCAGGCTGGGCCTGGATACCACTCTGGTAGCTGGTGGCAGGGGCTAGAAGGAGTCAATAAGGTGAACTTGATGACAACAGGTGGCTTTGGCCTTTCTGGACATCACAGCAGTGGCCAGAAGAGCCAGcgtgggagctggggaggagcAAGCACAGGAGTGGAAATCAAGGACAGGGTACGGCTGAGGGGTACACCCACAGCAGCCTCCCCTAGTCTGCCCCTCAGCCCCGCAGGACCCCCCCACCTACCATCCTGGCTGAGAGCTGAGCCCACCATGGTCTCATGGCCACTGTCAGGTGCTGTGGTGGCAGGGGCAGTAGCCCGCATGGAGCGCCCCTCTGAGGTCTGCGGGCGGGTGCGACTCTTGCGGGTGCTGATGCGGATGATGCCGCGCACCAGGCGGCCCTCGGCGTCCTGCTCGTCCAGGTGGTAGTCCTGCGTGATGCTGCTGATAAGGTCTGAGATCTTGCTGGTCTTCTCCAAGAACACAGTGTCCGACGTGCACTTGGCCAGCTCATCGATCTGGTGCACGCTGAACAGCTCTGTCAGCTTCTTGAAGATGAGTACATCAATCTCGCGGCTGGACATGGAGCCGCTGCCCATCTCGGGAAGGTCCAGGTCTGACTCGTGGAAGGAGTAATACTCCTCAGAGCCGCGGGGGCTGCTGGCGAGGGTGCTGGGCAGGCTGTGCCGCATGGGCGGGGGCTCGGCCAGCGGCTCCTTGCAGCAGGAGTCTGCATCAGGGGCTGAGGACATGGTATTGCGGTAAGGATAGACAGGGATGCCTTTGAACTTGACGTCAGGGTAGCTAAAACTGCTGCCCACATTTGACTTGAGCCGCTGGCCATCCCGCCGGCTAGGAGGTGCACGGTCAGGGCTGGGAGGCACGCCGTTGTGTTCCTTGGCCCAGCTGGCTTCGGCAGGCCCCTCCGTGGAGTCCCCAGCAGGTAAGCAGGGACTGCAGCCCCGCACACAGGCTCCCCAGCGCTGGAGGCAGTCCCGGCAGCGGCGGAAACAGAAGGCAGTGCGGCACCAGTCCCATACCCAGGGTCgccagagcaggcagcaggcagggggtTCGGCACCTGGCTCGTTTGAGCTAGAGATGAAGGTGACATTTTCGGGGCCATagtggcctgggtccttggggtcTGGCCTGTGAGTTCGGTGGCTTGGTGAAGGCTGGGCTGGCTTATCGTATGTCTCCAGGCATAGCTCTGTGGCTTGTTCCCAGGGTCCCAAACGTGGTGGCCCAGATGACGGGCGGGGGTGTCTGGGGCCGGGCATGGCTCACTGCATGGTTTGTTATAGCCAGGCACCTACAGGGGACAAACCGGGAAGCAGTCAGGTACAGAGGCTGGGGATAAGCTGGGCTGATTGGAGGAGCTTAAATGctccatttattgatttactcctcaaatgcctgcaacagccaagcactggtcaggctgaagccaggagctggggaatcAATCTATCACATGGGTGACACACATCTGACCactcaaaccatcacctgctgcctttgagGGTGTCCAGTAACagcagctggaaccaggaacacaGCCAGGACTTCAGTGTAGGCACACTGTCCACTATGGCGGGCAGGCTTCCCAGGTGAAGTCGCAAACAGTTCAGTCATTCACCTGAGCTGGTTTTCTAATGTAAactattttcaaaaagattttattgggaccagcactgtggtgtacagtaggctaagcctttacCCATTTCATTgggttct
This window of the Ochotona princeps isolate mOchPri1 chromosome 2, mOchPri1.hap1, whole genome shotgun sequence genome carries:
- the KDF1 gene encoding keratinocyte differentiation factor 1, which translates into the protein MPGPRHPRPSSGPPRLGPWEQATELCLETYDKPAQPSPSHRTHRPDPKDPGHYGPENVTFISSSNEPGAEPPACCLLWRPWVWDWCRTAFCFRRCRDCLQRWGACVRGCSPCLPAGDSTEGPAEASWAKEHNGVPPSPDRAPPSRRDGQRLKSNVGSSFSYPDVKFKGIPVYPYRNTMSSAPDADSCCKEPLAEPPPMRHSLPSTLASSPRGSEEYYSFHESDLDLPEMGSGSMSSREIDVLIFKKLTELFSVHQIDELAKCTSDTVFLEKTSKISDLISSITQDYHLDEQDAEGRLVRGIIRISTRKSRTRPQTSEGRSMRATAPATTAPDSGHETMVGSALSQDELTVQISQETTADAIARKLRPYGAPGYPASHDSSFQGTDTDSSGAPLLQVYC